From a single Thioalbus denitrificans genomic region:
- a CDS encoding nitrous oxide reductase accessory protein NosL encodes MSIKLNRRQALKALAAGSLAGAAFTHIGGAVAGEHDGTPMQFVPKTAPDPTPLENELAKYPKCPYCGMDRTQWHHSRHLVHYADDLVDGTCSLHCAAISLAINLDRGPKAIYAADFGAAAEPKPLVNVDEATYLVGSKLKGTMTKISKVAFASADAAKAAQAENGGEIGDFNAALKAAYLSMAEDTMMIRKKRAEMRKKMMEKMKG; translated from the coding sequence ATGAGCATCAAACTGAACCGCAGACAGGCCCTCAAGGCCCTTGCCGCCGGCAGCCTTGCCGGCGCCGCTTTCACCCATATCGGCGGGGCGGTCGCGGGAGAGCACGACGGCACGCCGATGCAGTTCGTCCCGAAGACCGCGCCGGATCCGACCCCGCTGGAAAACGAGCTGGCCAAGTATCCCAAGTGCCCCTACTGCGGCATGGATCGGACCCAGTGGCACCACAGCCGCCACCTGGTGCACTACGCGGATGATCTCGTGGACGGCACCTGCTCCCTGCACTGCGCGGCCATCAGCCTGGCCATCAATCTCGATCGCGGCCCGAAGGCCATCTACGCGGCCGATTTCGGCGCCGCCGCCGAGCCCAAGCCGCTGGTGAACGTGGACGAGGCCACCTACCTGGTCGGCTCCAAGCTCAAGGGCACCATGACCAAGATCAGCAAGGTGGCCTTCGCCTCCGCCGACGCGGCCAAGGCCGCCCAGGCCGAGAACGGCGGCGAGATCGGCGATTTCAACGCCGCCCTCAAGGCCGCCTACCTGAGCATGGCCGAGGACACGATGATGATTCGCAAGAAGCGGGCCGAGATGCGCAAGAAGATGATGGAAAAGATGAAGGGCTGA
- a CDS encoding 2-oxoacid:acceptor oxidoreductase family protein, protein MNATSNLAEQLAEFPYPGIPTTGDGTAAVVHVEIRATEAAAAYPITPSTQMGVGYQQAHANGWTNLWGQPIGWLELESEHSSASAAEGYALAGGRVTNFTSAQGLILMKEVLYTSAGKHLPMVLHVASRAITSQSLNVHAGHDDVMGVADTGWGILFAKNVQDAADLSLIARRVAEETMTPFIVSQDGFLTSHTIENFLAPEDDLIRDYLGDPREKIRKLFDPEHPLQIGVVQNQDSYMAGRIAQRVFYDQVPGKLQEAMDEYHRLTGRRYEPVEAYRMEDAEYAIMAMGSTAETAMAAVDHIRTLGIRVGAVNLTSFRPFPGARLVEVLKKVRAISVIERCDMPLQVDNPLTAELEAAFAKAMMGVEGYPEIDRIPMVHSGTGGLGSRDVTAGHMVAVARNMVAGGKRYFTLGIDHSTALAVESEPDVRPEGSFSIRGHSVGGYGSVTTNKVIATMLGDIFGFPVQAAPKYGSEKKGLPTNTYLTTTTGGKIMTHSELQQVEFVPLMDPNTWNMGNPLVGLQAGGAVFQHTDAGTPEALWASIPAWAKYFMLEHGIRFYGVDTIAIAREACQSDASLIQRFQGVVLLGAFLRITPFKDAAGMSDEELFARVREPLEKYFGKRGRKVVDDNLNAVKQGYGRVMEVPRAVMEATPAEERERGRAEWEKKGKDVNAFFI, encoded by the coding sequence ATGAATGCGACCAGCAACCTGGCCGAGCAGCTGGCGGAGTTTCCCTACCCGGGGATTCCCACCACCGGTGACGGCACGGCCGCCGTGGTGCATGTCGAGATCCGCGCCACCGAAGCCGCCGCCGCCTATCCCATCACCCCTTCCACCCAGATGGGGGTCGGCTACCAGCAGGCCCACGCCAACGGCTGGACCAACCTCTGGGGCCAGCCCATCGGCTGGCTGGAGCTGGAATCGGAGCACTCCTCCGCCTCCGCGGCCGAGGGCTACGCCCTGGCCGGCGGCCGGGTGACCAACTTCACCTCCGCCCAGGGCCTGATCCTGATGAAGGAGGTGCTCTACACCTCCGCCGGCAAGCATCTGCCCATGGTGCTGCACGTGGCCTCCCGCGCCATCACCTCCCAGTCGCTCAACGTCCACGCGGGCCACGACGACGTGATGGGCGTGGCCGACACCGGCTGGGGCATCCTGTTCGCCAAGAACGTCCAGGACGCCGCCGATCTGAGCCTCATCGCCCGGCGCGTCGCCGAGGAGACGATGACCCCGTTCATCGTCTCCCAGGACGGCTTCCTCACCAGCCACACCATCGAGAACTTCCTCGCCCCCGAGGACGACCTCATCAGGGACTACCTGGGGGATCCGCGGGAGAAGATCCGCAAGCTCTTCGACCCCGAGCATCCGTTGCAGATCGGGGTGGTGCAGAACCAGGACAGCTACATGGCCGGCCGTATCGCCCAGCGCGTCTTCTACGACCAGGTGCCGGGGAAGCTGCAGGAGGCGATGGACGAGTACCACCGGCTCACGGGGCGCCGCTACGAGCCGGTGGAGGCCTACCGGATGGAGGATGCCGAGTACGCCATCATGGCCATGGGCTCCACCGCCGAGACCGCCATGGCCGCGGTGGACCACATCCGCACCCTGGGCATCCGGGTGGGCGCGGTGAACCTCACCAGCTTCCGTCCCTTCCCCGGCGCGCGGCTGGTGGAGGTGCTGAAGAAGGTCAGGGCCATCTCGGTCATCGAGCGCTGCGACATGCCCCTGCAGGTGGACAATCCGCTCACCGCCGAGCTCGAGGCGGCCTTCGCCAAGGCCATGATGGGGGTGGAGGGCTACCCGGAGATCGACCGCATCCCCATGGTCCACAGCGGCACCGGGGGCCTCGGCAGCCGCGACGTCACCGCCGGCCACATGGTGGCGGTGGCGAGGAACATGGTGGCCGGCGGCAAGCGCTACTTCACGCTGGGCATCGACCACTCCACGGCGCTGGCCGTGGAGTCGGAGCCCGACGTGCGCCCGGAGGGCTCCTTCTCCATCCGCGGCCACTCCGTGGGCGGCTACGGCTCGGTGACCACCAACAAGGTCATCGCCACCATGCTGGGCGACATCTTCGGCTTCCCGGTGCAGGCCGCGCCCAAGTACGGCTCGGAGAAGAAGGGGCTGCCCACCAACACCTACCTGACCACCACCACGGGCGGGAAGATCATGACCCACAGTGAGCTCCAGCAGGTGGAGTTCGTGCCGCTCATGGACCCCAACACCTGGAACATGGGCAACCCCCTGGTGGGACTGCAGGCCGGCGGCGCGGTGTTCCAGCACACCGATGCCGGAACCCCGGAGGCGCTGTGGGCCAGCATCCCGGCCTGGGCCAAGTACTTCATGCTCGAGCACGGCATCCGCTTCTACGGGGTGGACACCATCGCCATCGCCCGCGAGGCGTGCCAGTCGGACGCCTCCCTGATCCAGCGCTTCCAGGGCGTGGTGCTGCTGGGCGCGTTCCTGCGCATCACCCCGTTCAAGGACGCGGCGGGCATGAGCGACGAGGAGCTCTTCGCCAGGGTGCGCGAGCCGCTGGAGAAGTACTTCGGCAAGCGCGGCCGGAAGGTGGTCGACGACAACCTGAACGCCGTGAAGCAGGGCTACGGCCGGGTCATGGAAGTGCCCCGGGCGGTGATGGAGGCGACCCCCGCGGAGGAGCGCGAGCGGGGCCGCGCGGAGTGGGAGAAGAAGGGCAAGGACGTCAACGCCTTCTTCATCTGA
- a CDS encoding dihydroorotate dehydrogenase-like protein: MPDLRTTYLGLELANPLVPSASPLSRSLDMARRLEDAGAAALVMYSLFEEAVAAEDAELAHFLHHQDIGHAEATSFRPVPGDYHTTLDDYLEQIARLKEALEIPVIASLNGVSMSGWVDHGRDLESAGADALELNVYHVAADPEESGAEVEARYVDLLTALKGAVRIPITMKISPQFSSVAHMVRRLELAGADGVALFNRFYQPDIDLETLQVNPVPQLSRSGDALLTMRWIAILRGQVGLSLAATGGIHTTEDVVKVLLAGADVTHLASALLQNGPEHLALLRRGLSLWLEDHDYHSVAQMKGSLCQRNAPDPSAYERTGYLETLHGYHRALKSWHL; encoded by the coding sequence ATGCCCGATCTGAGAACCACCTACCTCGGCCTGGAGCTGGCCAATCCGCTGGTGCCCTCCGCCTCGCCCCTGTCGCGCAGCCTGGACATGGCCCGGCGGCTGGAGGATGCGGGGGCCGCCGCCCTGGTCATGTACTCCCTGTTCGAGGAGGCCGTGGCGGCGGAGGACGCGGAGCTGGCCCATTTCCTCCACCACCAGGACATCGGCCATGCCGAGGCGACCAGCTTCCGGCCGGTGCCCGGCGACTACCACACCACCCTGGACGACTACCTGGAGCAGATCGCGCGCCTGAAGGAGGCGCTGGAGATACCCGTCATCGCCAGCCTCAACGGCGTCTCCATGAGCGGCTGGGTGGATCACGGGCGGGATCTCGAGTCCGCCGGGGCCGATGCCCTGGAGCTCAACGTCTATCATGTGGCGGCCGACCCGGAGGAGAGCGGGGCGGAGGTGGAGGCGCGCTACGTGGATCTGCTCACCGCCCTGAAGGGCGCCGTGCGCATCCCCATCACCATGAAGATCTCGCCCCAGTTCAGCTCCGTGGCCCACATGGTGCGGCGCCTGGAGCTGGCCGGTGCCGACGGGGTGGCCCTGTTCAACCGCTTCTACCAGCCGGATATCGACCTGGAGACACTGCAGGTCAACCCGGTGCCGCAGCTCTCCCGCTCCGGCGACGCCCTGCTGACGATGCGCTGGATCGCCATCCTGCGGGGCCAGGTGGGTCTCTCCCTGGCGGCCACCGGCGGCATCCACACCACCGAAGACGTGGTCAAGGTGCTCCTGGCCGGTGCCGATGTGACCCACCTGGCCAGCGCCCTGCTGCAGAACGGCCCCGAGCACCTGGCCCTGCTGCGCCGTGGCCTCTCCCTGTGGCTGGAGGATCACGATTACCACTCGGTGGCCCAGATGAAGGGCAGCCTGTGTCAGCGCAACGCCCCGGACCCCAGCGCCTACGAGCGTACCGGCTACCTCGAAACCCTGCACGGCTACCACCGGGCGCTGAAGTCCTGGCATCTCTGA
- the pckA gene encoding phosphoenolpyruvate carboxykinase (ATP) gives MDTLSPATLAPFPLELLPGARIDLPTVQLVEEALRRKEGVLAANGALTVSTGRRTGRSPKDRFLVRDASTEGSVEWGAINQPIEPERFEALWDRALDYLAEGRPYVSRLCVGADPDMRIGVTAITELAWHNLFVRQLFVRPDPGMVCATPQWTLLNATGLGTDPARDGVNGDGAVLIDITGHRVLLCGMHYAGEMKKAMFTIMNFLLPAQGALPMHCAANEGDDGDTALFFGLSGTGKTTLSADPDRFLIGDDEHGWNDRGVFNFEGGCYAKCIDLSPEREPVIWGALRFGAVMENVVLDPASREPRFEDASLTENTRAAYPREHIPMHVPHNRGGHPHAILFLTCDLYGVLPPVSILDRHQAAYHFLSGYTALVGSTEVGSGDHIRPTFSTCFGAPFFPRPAHVYANLLMERMQRHGSRVYLVNTGWTGGSHGGGGRRFDLPTTRALVHAIVKGRLEGARTTRIPGLNLDIPEHVPGVPDEVLDPRRTWRDPGAYEQAARELIGRFQENFGRFQVDEAIRAAGPRLEGE, from the coding sequence ATGGACACCCTCTCGCCCGCAACCCTGGCCCCATTCCCCCTCGAACTCCTGCCCGGCGCGCGGATCGATCTGCCCACCGTCCAGCTGGTGGAGGAGGCGCTGCGGCGCAAGGAGGGCGTGCTGGCGGCAAACGGGGCGCTGACGGTGAGCACGGGGCGGCGCACCGGCCGCTCGCCGAAGGACCGGTTCCTGGTCCGGGACGCCAGCACCGAGGGCTCGGTGGAGTGGGGGGCCATCAACCAGCCCATCGAGCCGGAGCGGTTCGAGGCGCTGTGGGATCGGGCCCTGGACTACCTGGCGGAGGGCAGACCCTACGTCTCCCGGCTCTGCGTCGGTGCCGATCCGGACATGCGGATCGGGGTGACCGCGATAACCGAGCTGGCCTGGCACAACCTGTTCGTGCGTCAGCTGTTCGTGCGCCCGGACCCGGGGATGGTCTGCGCCACGCCGCAGTGGACGCTGCTCAATGCGACCGGCCTCGGCACCGACCCGGCGCGCGACGGCGTCAACGGCGACGGGGCGGTGCTCATCGACATCACCGGACACCGGGTCCTGCTGTGCGGCATGCATTACGCCGGCGAGATGAAGAAGGCCATGTTCACCATCATGAACTTTCTCCTGCCGGCCCAGGGAGCCCTGCCCATGCACTGTGCCGCCAACGAGGGCGACGATGGCGATACGGCCCTGTTCTTCGGCCTGTCGGGAACCGGCAAGACCACCCTGTCCGCCGACCCCGACCGGTTTCTCATCGGCGACGACGAGCACGGCTGGAACGACCGCGGCGTCTTCAACTTCGAGGGCGGCTGCTACGCCAAGTGCATCGACCTGAGCCCCGAGCGCGAGCCGGTCATCTGGGGGGCGCTGCGCTTCGGTGCGGTGATGGAGAACGTGGTCCTGGACCCGGCCAGCCGCGAACCGCGCTTCGAGGACGCCTCCCTCACCGAGAACACCCGCGCGGCCTACCCGCGCGAGCACATCCCCATGCACGTGCCCCACAATCGCGGCGGCCATCCCCACGCCATCCTGTTCCTGACCTGCGACCTCTACGGCGTGCTGCCGCCGGTGTCGATCCTGGACCGGCACCAGGCCGCCTACCACTTCCTCAGCGGCTACACGGCGCTGGTGGGCTCCACCGAGGTGGGCAGCGGCGATCATATCCGCCCCACCTTCAGCACCTGCTTCGGCGCCCCCTTCTTCCCGCGCCCCGCCCATGTCTACGCCAACCTGCTGATGGAACGGATGCAGCGCCATGGCAGCCGCGTCTACCTGGTGAACACCGGCTGGACCGGCGGCTCCCACGGTGGCGGCGGCCGCCGCTTCGATCTGCCCACCACCCGCGCCCTGGTGCACGCCATCGTCAAGGGCCGCCTGGAGGGCGCGCGGACCACGCGCATCCCGGGCCTCAACCTGGACATCCCCGAGCACGTCCCCGGCGTTCCCGACGAAGTGCTGGACCCGCGCCGCACCTGGCGCGATCCCGGCGCCTACGAGCAGGCCGCCCGCGAGCTCATCGGACGCTTCCAGGAGAACTTCGGACGCTTCCAGGTGGACGAGGCCATCCGCGCCGCGGGGCCGCGGCTGGAAGGGGAGTGA
- the nifJ gene encoding pyruvate:ferredoxin (flavodoxin) oxidoreductase, with protein MSEQRMVTIDGNEATTTIAHLTNEVIAIYPITPASPMGELADEWSADGRKNLWGTVPHIVEMQSEGGAAAAIHGVAQAGALTTTFTASQGLLLMIPTMYKVAGELTPMVIHVAARSLACQALSIFADHSDVMATRATGFALLASNSVQEAHDMALVAQAATLESRVPFLHFFDGFRTSHEVSKVSLIDHDAVRAMIREEFIHAHRARALNPEHPVVRGTSQNPDAYFQARESVNPFYDQVPDTVQAVMDRLGALTGRHYRLYDYAGAPDAERVIVIMGSGAETVEETVNHLVARGEKVGVLKVRLFRPFASTRFIEALPRSVLRIAVLDRTKEPGADGEPLYKDAATAILGHAAGGGGHFKGLPRLWGGRYGLSSKEFTPGMVKAVFDGLKQGKLRNPFTVGIIDDVTFTSVEWDPLFRTDAMEGVVSAVFYGLGSDGTVSANKNSIKIIGEQTDLHTQGYFVYDSKKAGAVTVSHLRFGPRPIRSPYLVGEGEAGFVACHQPVFLERYEMLDKAAEGAVFLLNAAESPDQVWDSLPRRMQQQMIEKKLRFCTIDAYRVAQETGMGRRINTIMQTCFFAISGILPREEAIERIKHAVEETYGKRGKRIVEQNFHAIDATLANLHEVPVPGTVSSRIEQRPPVPDDAPEFIRKVTGPLIAGYGDHIPVSLFPPDGTWPVGTARLEKRNLALEIPVWDEALCIHCGKCPLVCPHAAIRSQVFPAGLADTAPPTFKHVPVKGKEFPEGSHITYQVAPEDCTGCGLCVEICPAHDKSNVSHKALNMAPQPPLREQERENWAFFTTLPEFDRTSIRWSTLKGAMLGESLFEFSSACVGCGETPYLKLATQLFGDRMLVANATGCSSIYGGNLPTTPWTTNQDGRGPAWSNSLFEDNAEFGLGFRLAIDKQNEYARELLERLAEGIGPELVEALLTADQSDEAGILAQRGRVADLRERLTRVEGAEARDLEAVADALVKKSVWIVGGDGWAYDIGFGGLDHVLATGKNVNLLVLDTEVYSNTGGQTSKATPRAAVAKFSAGGKPTAKKDLSLLAMAYENVYVAHVAYGAKDIQTLKAFLEAEAHDGPSLIIAYSPCIAHGVDLAHNLRQQDLAVRSGHWPLLRFNPANLEAGKNPLQLDSKPPDIPYTEFVSTETRFSMLKRMHPEAADRLLAQAQHEITTRYHRYQQLAGLSVEEEEEGGASGGENREQ; from the coding sequence ATGTCGGAGCAGCGCATGGTCACCATCGATGGAAACGAGGCGACCACCACCATCGCCCACCTTACCAACGAAGTCATCGCCATCTATCCCATCACCCCCGCCTCGCCCATGGGCGAGCTGGCCGACGAATGGTCGGCCGACGGCCGGAAAAACCTCTGGGGCACGGTCCCCCACATCGTGGAGATGCAGAGCGAGGGGGGAGCGGCGGCCGCCATCCACGGCGTGGCCCAGGCCGGGGCGCTGACCACCACCTTCACCGCCTCCCAGGGCCTGCTGCTGATGATCCCCACCATGTACAAGGTGGCGGGCGAGCTGACGCCGATGGTGATTCACGTGGCGGCCCGATCCCTGGCCTGCCAGGCGCTGTCCATCTTCGCCGATCACAGCGACGTGATGGCCACCCGGGCCACGGGCTTCGCCCTGCTGGCCTCCAACTCGGTGCAGGAGGCCCACGACATGGCGCTGGTGGCCCAGGCGGCCACGTTGGAGAGCCGGGTGCCGTTCCTGCACTTCTTCGACGGGTTCCGCACCTCTCACGAGGTGTCCAAGGTGTCGCTCATCGACCACGACGCGGTCCGGGCGATGATCCGGGAGGAGTTCATCCATGCCCACCGTGCCCGGGCGCTCAATCCCGAGCACCCGGTGGTGCGCGGCACCTCCCAGAATCCGGATGCCTACTTCCAGGCCCGCGAGAGCGTCAATCCCTTCTACGACCAGGTGCCGGACACGGTGCAGGCGGTCATGGACCGGCTCGGCGCCCTCACGGGGCGCCACTACCGGCTGTACGACTACGCCGGCGCGCCCGACGCCGAGCGGGTCATCGTCATCATGGGCTCCGGCGCCGAGACGGTGGAGGAGACGGTCAACCACCTGGTGGCACGGGGCGAGAAGGTGGGCGTACTCAAGGTGCGCCTGTTCCGCCCCTTCGCCAGCACCCGGTTCATCGAGGCGCTGCCCCGCTCGGTGCTGCGCATCGCGGTGCTGGACCGGACCAAGGAGCCCGGCGCCGACGGGGAACCCCTGTACAAGGACGCGGCCACCGCCATCCTCGGCCACGCGGCCGGCGGAGGCGGGCACTTCAAGGGGCTGCCGCGGCTCTGGGGCGGCCGCTACGGGCTCTCCTCCAAGGAGTTCACGCCGGGCATGGTCAAGGCGGTCTTCGACGGTCTCAAGCAGGGCAAGCTCAGGAATCCCTTCACCGTCGGCATCATCGACGATGTCACCTTCACCAGCGTGGAGTGGGATCCGCTGTTCCGCACCGACGCCATGGAGGGGGTGGTGAGCGCGGTCTTCTACGGGCTCGGCTCCGACGGCACCGTCAGCGCCAACAAGAACAGCATCAAGATCATCGGCGAGCAGACCGATCTCCACACCCAGGGCTATTTCGTCTACGACTCCAAGAAGGCCGGCGCGGTCACCGTCTCCCACCTGCGCTTCGGCCCGCGGCCCATCCGCTCCCCCTACCTGGTGGGCGAGGGCGAGGCCGGGTTCGTGGCCTGCCACCAGCCGGTCTTCCTGGAGCGCTACGAGATGCTGGACAAGGCCGCGGAGGGCGCGGTGTTCCTGCTCAACGCCGCCGAGTCACCGGACCAGGTCTGGGACAGCCTGCCGCGGCGCATGCAGCAGCAGATGATCGAGAAGAAGCTGCGTTTCTGCACCATCGACGCCTACCGGGTCGCCCAGGAGACCGGCATGGGGCGGCGCATCAACACCATCATGCAGACCTGCTTCTTCGCCATCTCCGGCATCCTGCCGCGGGAGGAGGCCATCGAGCGCATCAAGCACGCGGTGGAGGAGACCTACGGCAAGCGCGGCAAGCGCATCGTGGAGCAGAACTTCCACGCCATTGACGCCACCCTGGCCAACCTCCACGAGGTGCCGGTGCCCGGCACGGTGAGCAGCCGCATCGAGCAGCGCCCGCCGGTGCCCGACGACGCCCCGGAGTTCATCCGCAAGGTCACCGGTCCCCTCATCGCCGGTTACGGCGATCACATCCCGGTGAGCCTGTTTCCCCCCGACGGCACCTGGCCGGTGGGGACCGCCCGGCTGGAGAAGCGCAACCTGGCCCTGGAGATCCCGGTCTGGGACGAGGCGCTCTGCATCCACTGCGGCAAGTGCCCGCTGGTCTGCCCCCACGCGGCCATCCGCAGCCAGGTCTTCCCGGCCGGACTGGCCGACACGGCGCCGCCCACCTTCAAGCACGTGCCGGTGAAGGGCAAGGAGTTCCCCGAGGGCTCCCACATCACCTACCAGGTGGCCCCGGAGGACTGCACCGGCTGCGGGCTGTGCGTGGAGATCTGCCCGGCCCACGACAAGAGCAACGTCAGCCACAAGGCGCTCAACATGGCGCCCCAGCCCCCGCTGCGGGAGCAGGAGCGGGAGAACTGGGCGTTCTTCACCACCCTGCCCGAGTTCGACCGCACCAGCATCCGCTGGAGCACGCTGAAGGGGGCGATGCTGGGCGAGAGCCTGTTCGAGTTCTCCAGCGCCTGCGTGGGCTGCGGCGAGACACCCTACCTCAAGCTCGCCACCCAGCTGTTCGGTGACCGCATGCTGGTGGCCAATGCCACCGGCTGCTCCTCCATCTACGGCGGCAACCTGCCGACCACGCCCTGGACCACCAACCAGGACGGGCGCGGCCCGGCCTGGTCCAACTCCCTGTTCGAGGACAACGCCGAGTTCGGCCTCGGCTTCCGGCTCGCCATCGACAAGCAGAACGAGTACGCCCGCGAACTGCTGGAGCGGCTGGCCGAGGGCATCGGGCCGGAGCTGGTGGAGGCCCTGCTCACCGCGGACCAGTCCGACGAGGCGGGCATCCTCGCCCAGCGCGGGCGGGTGGCCGATCTGCGCGAGCGGCTGACCCGGGTGGAGGGGGCGGAGGCCCGGGACCTGGAGGCGGTGGCCGACGCGCTGGTGAAGAAGAGCGTCTGGATCGTCGGCGGCGACGGCTGGGCCTACGACATCGGTTTCGGCGGCCTGGACCACGTTCTCGCCACGGGCAAGAACGTCAATCTCCTGGTCCTGGACACCGAGGTCTACTCCAATACCGGCGGCCAGACCTCCAAGGCGACCCCGCGTGCCGCCGTGGCCAAGTTCTCCGCCGGCGGCAAGCCCACGGCGAAGAAGGATCTCTCCCTGCTGGCGATGGCCTACGAGAATGTCTACGTGGCCCACGTGGCCTACGGCGCCAAGGACATCCAGACCCTGAAGGCGTTCCTCGAGGCGGAGGCCCACGACGGCCCCTCGCTCATCATCGCCTACAGCCCCTGCATCGCCCACGGCGTCGATCTGGCCCACAACCTGCGCCAGCAGGATCTCGCGGTGCGCTCCGGCCACTGGCCGCTGCTGCGCTTCAACCCGGCGAACCTGGAGGCGGGCAAGAACCCGCTGCAGCTCGACTCCAAGCCGCCGGACATCCCGTATACCGAGTTCGTCTCCACCGAGACCCGCTTCAGCATGCTCAAGCGCATGCACCCGGAGGCGGCCGACCGGCTGCTGGCCCAGGCCCAGCACGAGATCACGACCCGCTACCACCGCTACCAGCAGCTCGCGGGCCTGAGCGTGGAGGAGGAAGAGGAGGGAGGCGCATCCGGCGGGGAGAACCGGGAGCAATGA
- a CDS encoding TlpA family protein disulfide reductase — translation MEQIKLKTLGYGLLLTLLLVLAGCGSSQPQLQNGQPAPGFSLPRLEGGRADFPGGFAGQVVAIRFWADWCPFCEEEMSDLEPVYQELKDRGLTMLAVNVRQDADTAERFIRDLGISYGVLLDEEGAVARAYGVMGLPTTFFVDREGVLRAKILGESTPDVFTGIVNELLAETPK, via the coding sequence ATGGAGCAGATCAAATTGAAGACGTTGGGATACGGACTCCTTCTGACGCTGTTGCTGGTATTGGCGGGCTGCGGCTCGTCGCAGCCCCAACTGCAGAACGGCCAGCCAGCGCCCGGTTTCAGCCTGCCGCGCCTGGAGGGGGGCAGAGCCGATTTTCCGGGTGGGTTCGCCGGGCAGGTGGTGGCCATCCGCTTCTGGGCCGACTGGTGCCCCTTCTGCGAAGAGGAGATGTCGGACCTGGAGCCGGTCTACCAGGAACTGAAGGACCGTGGCCTGACCATGCTCGCCGTGAATGTACGCCAGGATGCCGATACGGCGGAGCGGTTCATCCGTGATCTCGGCATCTCTTACGGGGTATTGCTCGACGAGGAGGGTGCCGTTGCCCGTGCTTACGGTGTCATGGGTCTGCCCACCACCTTCTTCGTCGACAGGGAAGGGGTGTTGCGGGCAAAGATCCTGGGTGAATCGACCCCGGATGTTTTCACGGGCATCGTCAACGAACTGCTGGCGGAGACGCCCAAGTGA
- a CDS encoding nitrous oxide reductase accessory protein NosL translates to MNRLWAAGLAALLVLGAARAETVTVPAPGEKDTCPVCGMFVALYPEWVATVLYKDGHAHHFDGAKDLFKYLLDMPKWAPGHRAEDIQTIAVTDYYYVEQIDARAAWYVIGSDTLGPMGHELVPHATREEAEEFLADHAGKRILRFDEVTPELLENLDAGRF, encoded by the coding sequence ATGAACAGGCTGTGGGCCGCCGGACTGGCGGCGCTGCTGGTGCTGGGTGCGGCGCGGGCGGAGACGGTGACGGTGCCGGCGCCGGGCGAGAAGGATACCTGCCCGGTGTGCGGGATGTTCGTGGCGCTCTACCCGGAGTGGGTGGCCACCGTGCTCTACAAGGACGGCCATGCCCACCACTTCGACGGCGCCAAGGACCTCTTCAAGTACCTGCTGGACATGCCCAAGTGGGCGCCGGGCCACCGCGCCGAGGATATCCAGACCATCGCGGTGACCGACTACTACTACGTGGAACAAATCGATGCCCGCGCGGCGTGGTATGTCATCGGCTCCGACACCCTCGGCCCCATGGGCCACGAACTCGTTCCCCATGCCACCCGGGAGGAGGCCGAGGAGTTCCTCGCCGACCACGCGGGCAAGCGCATCCTGCGCTTCGACGAAGTGACCCCCGAACTGCTCGAGAACCTCGACGCCGGTCGGTTCTAG
- a CDS encoding sulfite exporter TauE/SafE family protein, giving the protein MGTEFNYLLAFATGVFGAFHCLGMCSGIAAGFFVRHGWQHKVAPHVAYHAMRILVYTGLGTLGALFGQVLVQSGTVGKGQGILMIVAGIVVILFGLGVLGILPWGRQKDCQTGAPAVATVRFHRKFQRSRTLAPGLAGIVNGFVPCSLVFSVAVKAMATADPLQAGLLMLSFGLGTVPTMVLVTVTGAAIGAKARGVFERLAGVAVVALGVWTLYEGVVFYDIMRGLAG; this is encoded by the coding sequence ATGGGCACTGAATTCAACTATCTGCTCGCCTTCGCCACCGGTGTATTCGGGGCGTTCCACTGCCTGGGCATGTGCAGCGGGATCGCGGCCGGGTTTTTCGTCCGCCACGGTTGGCAGCACAAAGTGGCGCCCCACGTGGCCTATCACGCCATGCGCATCCTGGTCTACACGGGGCTCGGTACGCTTGGCGCATTGTTCGGCCAGGTTCTGGTCCAGTCCGGCACGGTGGGCAAGGGCCAGGGCATCCTGATGATCGTGGCTGGGATCGTGGTGATCCTCTTCGGCCTCGGCGTTCTGGGTATTTTGCCGTGGGGGCGGCAGAAGGACTGCCAGACGGGAGCCCCGGCGGTGGCGACCGTTCGCTTCCACCGCAAGTTCCAGCGCAGCCGGACCCTGGCCCCCGGGCTGGCCGGCATAGTCAACGGCTTTGTTCCCTGCAGCCTGGTGTTCTCGGTGGCCGTCAAGGCCATGGCCACGGCGGACCCCCTCCAGGCCGGCCTGCTGATGCTCTCATTCGGTCTGGGCACCGTGCCCACCATGGTGCTCGTGACCGTTACCGGGGCCGCCATCGGTGCCAAGGCCCGGGGGGTGTTCGAGCGCCTGGCCGGTGTGGCAGTTGTGGCCCTCGGTGTCTGGACGCTTTACGAGGGCGTCGTGTTCTACGACATCATGCGCGGGCTGGCGGGCTAG